The SAR324 cluster bacterium DNA window AGACCAATACACTGGGAACTGGGGTTAATAATGACAGTGATTTTGTCTCCTTGGCAGATATTGATGTGACCGGTGCCCAGAAGGCTCAGGATGCGATGTGTGTGATTGATCGAGCCCTGGAAGAAGTCTCCTCAACTCGTGGTGAGATTGGTGCCTTCCAGAAGAATAATCTGGAGAGCAACCTGAACTACTTACGCATTGCTCATGAGAACGTGATGAGTTCCGAATCTGTGATTCGAGATGCGGATATGGCGGAAGAGATGACCAATTTCACACGCAACCAGATCATGACTGATTCTGCAACTGCGATGTTGGCTCAAGCAAATGCACGGTCCCAGTCGGTCTTACGCTTGTTCAACTAAGATCTAAGTAAGTCTACAAGGTTCTGAAGGCTCTTCCGGGGCCTTCTCTGGAAAGCAGTTTGTGGATTTTTGGGAAGGTATTCGCCGGGTATCTTCTAATGAATCCATGACTAAAAATATGGATTGAAGCCAGCAAAAATGGCTCATCGA harbors:
- a CDS encoding flagellin; the encoded protein is TNTLGTGVNNDSDFVSLADIDVTGAQKAQDAMCVIDRALEEVSSTRGEIGAFQKNNLESNLNYLRIAHENVMSSESVIRDADMAEEMTNFTRNQIMTDSATAMLAQANARSQSVLRLFN